The following proteins are encoded in a genomic region of Paenibacillus sp. FSL H3-0469:
- a CDS encoding DUF948 domain-containing protein produces MVIQLSVALAAVAFVGLVIFVILTLRKGMTTLGETNKTLGEVRNAIHGLTGEATQLIHTANQVTRDVKGKIKTIDPIFESAHNVGEVIQTVTETFKKNATDIGQSLNQEPEKPTASVKSKSGQIRVNTKFQ; encoded by the coding sequence ATGGTTATCCAACTTAGTGTTGCTTTGGCTGCGGTTGCTTTTGTTGGACTGGTGATATTCGTGATTCTTACGCTGCGCAAGGGAATGACCACGCTCGGGGAGACCAACAAGACGCTGGGCGAGGTGAGAAATGCCATCCATGGATTGACGGGAGAGGCGACTCAGCTCATACACACGGCGAATCAGGTCACCCGGGATGTGAAGGGGAAGATCAAGACCATTGATCCGATCTTTGAATCTGCGCACAATGTGGGCGAAGTCATTCAGACGGTGACCGAGACCTTCAAGAAGAACGCTACCGACATCGGCCAAAGCTTGAACCAGGAGCCTGAGAAACCCACGGCTTCCGTCAAAAGCAAAAGCGGCCAGATCCGCGTCAATACGAAGTTTCAGTAA
- a CDS encoding WYL domain-containing protein, translated as MAKESFDKEIQFLRMLSLAGGAYSRQQFAERLGISVHTYDKTLRNLKEMVTVLQQDLTAEQGTELSDWLRYNYYESADPLLLFLFRAKSLKETESIRLTLLLTALQSKELTAKELHDGCCDQMPADSPLPDEKTIRGDLKYLEEVGVIVRVNDKRPYRYKAANDLLDQLTDDELLDLFDYVDVIANTQIPSVQGYLLRDTLKKALRIRGILPEATETHRYKYHYHSRILDEAHLYTIFGAVQQRRRIKFLYLSPKKGMNYTSQNTNPLFERESAGITDSLLPLRVVYDHQYGRWYLIGYHSRTGIKKLRMDGLTQVEEGEPVEEEEFAQRLQQLGAQLEYSWVTDTNRTVKVAVRFYNPSRSGANFIRERVEAQGQWGTITEESDTTFLYEIMVNEIFEIKPWLRSFGSSCEILEPRWLRKQFMEEWKEIKSYYESL; from the coding sequence ATGGCCAAGGAAAGCTTCGATAAAGAAATACAGTTTCTCCGTATGCTGTCACTAGCCGGGGGCGCTTACAGCAGGCAGCAATTCGCCGAGCGGCTCGGCATTTCCGTACATACTTATGACAAAACGCTGCGCAATCTCAAAGAGATGGTAACCGTCCTGCAGCAGGATCTGACCGCAGAACAAGGCACCGAGCTATCCGATTGGCTTCGCTATAATTACTATGAATCTGCCGATCCGCTGCTCCTGTTCCTTTTCCGGGCCAAATCGCTGAAGGAGACGGAGAGCATCCGGCTTACGCTGCTGTTAACAGCACTTCAGAGCAAGGAGCTGACGGCCAAGGAGCTGCACGACGGCTGCTGTGACCAGATGCCTGCCGATTCGCCGCTGCCGGACGAGAAGACCATCCGGGGAGACCTGAAATACCTGGAGGAGGTCGGCGTGATTGTAAGAGTGAATGACAAGCGCCCTTACCGTTACAAAGCCGCCAACGATCTGCTGGACCAGTTGACGGATGACGAGCTGCTCGACCTGTTCGATTATGTAGATGTCATTGCCAATACGCAGATTCCGTCTGTCCAAGGCTACTTGCTGCGTGACACCTTGAAGAAGGCGCTGCGGATAAGGGGCATTCTTCCCGAAGCCACAGAGACCCACCGCTACAAATACCATTACCATTCACGGATTCTGGATGAAGCGCATCTCTATACGATTTTCGGGGCGGTTCAGCAGCGCCGGAGAATCAAATTCCTCTATCTGTCGCCAAAAAAAGGCATGAACTACACCTCCCAGAATACCAACCCCCTCTTCGAGCGGGAATCGGCAGGGATTACGGACAGTCTGCTTCCGCTGCGTGTCGTCTACGATCATCAGTATGGGCGCTGGTATCTGATCGGCTATCATAGCCGGACGGGGATCAAGAAGCTGCGGATGGACGGCCTGACCCAGGTTGAAGAGGGCGAGCCTGTAGAAGAAGAGGAGTTCGCGCAGAGACTTCAGCAATTGGGGGCTCAGCTGGAGTATAGCTGGGTGACGGATACCAACCGTACAGTTAAGGTGGCCGTCCGATTCTATAATCCCAGCCGGTCCGGCGCTAACTTCATCCGGGAGCGGGTGGAGGCGCAAGGGCAGTGGGGAACCATTACGGAGGAATCCGATACGACCTTCCTGTACGAGATTATGGTGAACGAGATTTTTGAGATCAAGCCGTGGCTGCGAAGCTTCGGCTCCAGCTGCGAGATTCTGGAGCCCCGCTGGCTGCGCAAGCAGTTCATGGAGGAATGGAAGGAGATTAAGAGCTACTATGAATCCCTTTGA
- a CDS encoding nucleotidyltransferase domain-containing protein, translating to MNPINTLIYEQLKQIEQEEQVTILYACESGSRAWGFPSQDSDYDVRFIYVHRPEWYLSIWDARDVIERPINKMLDISGWDLRKALKLFHKSNPPLLEWLQSPIQYAEKFSMAEQLRRISPYTFSPKSCMYHYLNMAKGNYRDYLQGEQVKIKKYFYVLRPVLACEWIHLYEEMPPMEFEVLVDRLIPRDSELWQVVQHLLDRKKSGEELDLEPRLSAINEYLEEQLQALEQTAAAYLSARTDNRNGQLDALFRDALQEVWGLNLN from the coding sequence ATGAACCCTATTAATACGCTCATTTATGAGCAATTGAAGCAGATTGAACAAGAGGAGCAAGTGACGATCCTCTATGCCTGTGAGTCAGGCAGCCGGGCGTGGGGATTCCCCTCGCAGGACAGTGATTATGATGTGCGGTTCATTTATGTGCATCGGCCAGAGTGGTACTTATCAATCTGGGATGCGCGGGATGTCATAGAGCGTCCTATTAACAAAATGCTGGATATTAGCGGCTGGGATCTGCGCAAAGCGCTGAAGCTGTTCCATAAATCCAACCCGCCGCTGCTGGAGTGGCTGCAGTCCCCGATCCAGTATGCTGAGAAGTTCAGTATGGCGGAGCAGCTCAGGAGGATCTCACCGTATACCTTTTCGCCGAAATCCTGTATGTACCATTACCTGAATATGGCCAAAGGCAACTACCGGGATTACCTCCAAGGGGAGCAGGTCAAGATCAAAAAATATTTCTACGTGCTGCGCCCGGTGCTGGCCTGTGAGTGGATTCACCTGTACGAGGAGATGCCGCCGATGGAGTTCGAGGTGCTGGTGGACCGGCTGATTCCAAGGGATAGTGAGCTGTGGCAGGTTGTGCAGCATTTGCTGGACCGGAAGAAGTCGGGAGAAGAGCTGGACCTGGAGCCGCGGCTGAGTGCGATTAACGAGTATTTGGAGGAGCAGCTGCAAGCGCTGGAGCAGACAGCGGCGGCATATCTCAGTGCTAGGACGGACAATCGGAATGGGCAGCTTGATGCTCTGTTCCGGGATGCTTTGCAGGAAGTGTGGGGGTTGAATTTAAACTAA
- a CDS encoding class I SAM-dependent methyltransferase: protein MAIVQLRSTNPQLSFIIKKNPQSGMQLRPVRQGIAYGWYSDEATYNVYFKDADNEVSYKKNEGESFEYLNVSRYYTPLFPLNAVNEFFTAPFKARDERDAEGYEHSFTIQMIHVERLHYIRFFEQHLKDYTFTLEHQAHKSYSLTITTQLSLYHLLHVVSVLSLFLSIFGDEYIDISDRILDKYIRSLNVMDAPFYIRSLFARNLLKTREQFKRYKAAVEQTELYPIGLEYGSTAMQRRTFISGVLPFDKPILDIGCGEGFYAIPYAGKIEGAYYAVDINEELLEVVNRKAKAKELDNIVTFRSLEHFLELYNGEQVDVILTEVVEHMSETEAAALIRQIIRHVDFGQLIVTTPNADFNPYYELEGFRHEDHKWEKGQAAFQEWLTAALQGLGVEAEFSLVGDRVGEIRTTQSAIVRRQEG, encoded by the coding sequence ATGGCTATTGTACAACTGAGATCAACGAACCCGCAGCTGAGCTTCATCATTAAAAAGAATCCGCAGAGCGGCATGCAGCTTCGCCCGGTCCGCCAGGGTATCGCTTACGGCTGGTATTCGGATGAGGCTACCTATAATGTGTATTTTAAGGACGCTGACAATGAGGTCTCCTATAAAAAGAACGAAGGCGAGAGCTTCGAGTACCTCAATGTCTCCCGCTATTACACTCCGTTATTCCCGCTGAATGCGGTGAATGAGTTCTTCACTGCACCTTTCAAGGCGCGGGATGAACGGGATGCGGAGGGGTATGAGCACTCTTTTACCATCCAGATGATTCATGTCGAGCGGCTGCATTATATCCGGTTCTTCGAGCAGCATCTGAAGGATTATACGTTCACCCTGGAACACCAGGCGCATAAGAGCTATTCCCTGACCATTACTACGCAGCTAAGCTTATATCACCTCCTGCATGTGGTCAGTGTGCTGTCATTGTTCTTATCTATCTTTGGGGATGAGTATATCGATATTTCGGACCGGATTCTGGACAAATATATCCGCAGTCTGAATGTGATGGATGCCCCCTTCTACATCCGCAGCCTATTCGCCCGAAATCTCCTGAAGACCCGGGAGCAGTTCAAGCGGTATAAGGCGGCGGTCGAGCAAACGGAGCTGTACCCGATCGGTCTGGAGTATGGCAGCACGGCGATGCAGCGGCGGACGTTCATCTCGGGTGTGCTTCCGTTTGATAAGCCTATTCTGGATATCGGCTGCGGGGAAGGCTTTTACGCCATTCCGTATGCCGGGAAGATTGAGGGCGCTTATTATGCGGTGGACATCAACGAGGAGCTGCTGGAGGTTGTGAACCGGAAGGCAAAGGCCAAGGAGCTCGACAACATCGTCACCTTCCGCTCGCTGGAGCATTTCCTGGAGCTCTACAACGGAGAGCAGGTGGATGTCATTCTGACCGAGGTGGTGGAGCATATGAGTGAGACGGAAGCGGCTGCGCTGATCCGGCAGATCATCCGCCATGTGGATTTCGGGCAGCTTATTGTGACTACGCCGAATGCGGACTTCAATCCTTACTATGAGCTGGAAGGCTTCCGGCATGAAGATCACAAGTGGGAAAAAGGCCAGGCGGCGTTCCAGGAGTGGCTGACGGCCGCCCTGCAAGGGCTGGGCGTAGAAGCCGAATTCTCGCTCGTGGGCGACCGGGTGGGCGAGATCCGCACCACACAGAGCGCAATTGTGCGCAGACAGGAGGGTTAG
- a CDS encoding response regulator transcription factor, with protein MMNPAKTILIADDNHEIREIVRVLLESEQYRVIEAVDGEDAVNKVDDTIDLIILDIMMPRKSGFKACVEIREMTSAPILFLTAKTQDSDKTLAFSAGSDDYLSKPFSYTELVSRVKALLRRYYVYKGKEDTSAPSDVITFNGLSINPAVNEVMMNGKELTLTEIEYKLLALMAGNRNKIFSAQNLYESVWGEPYFYSCNNTVMVHIRNLRMKLEKDPQNPKFIRTVWGKGYRIES; from the coding sequence ATGATGAATCCTGCGAAAACCATACTTATAGCGGATGACAACCACGAGATCCGGGAGATTGTCCGGGTGCTGCTGGAGAGCGAGCAATACCGTGTCATTGAGGCTGTAGACGGTGAAGATGCCGTGAATAAAGTAGACGATACCATCGATCTGATTATTCTCGATATTATGATGCCCCGGAAATCGGGCTTCAAGGCTTGCGTGGAGATTCGTGAGATGACCAGTGCGCCTATTCTTTTCCTGACAGCTAAGACTCAAGACTCTGACAAAACGCTCGCCTTCTCGGCCGGAAGTGACGACTACCTGTCCAAGCCCTTTTCCTACACCGAATTGGTGTCCCGGGTGAAGGCCTTACTTAGGCGGTATTATGTATACAAAGGCAAGGAGGATACCTCCGCCCCCTCAGATGTGATCACCTTCAACGGACTAAGCATTAATCCTGCTGTTAACGAGGTCATGATGAATGGGAAGGAGCTGACCCTAACCGAAATTGAGTACAAGCTACTGGCGCTGATGGCCGGCAACCGCAATAAGATTTTCTCGGCGCAGAATCTGTATGAGAGTGTGTGGGGCGAGCCTTACTTTTACAGCTGCAACAATACGGTGATGGTTCATATCCGCAATCTGCGGATGAAGCTGGAGAAGGACCCGCAGAATCCCAAGTTCATCCGAACCGTCTGGGGAAAGGGGTACCGGATTGAATCATAA
- a CDS encoding DUF6809 family protein, which translates to MPNILESLYHGSLFPSEDIISKDPNYRPLNGQITESLEAWKQKLSVSEFEELESLLELYSQVQGMDMTAAFVSGFKVGAMTMIEVLVE; encoded by the coding sequence ATGCCCAACATTCTCGAATCGCTATATCATGGTAGTCTATTTCCTAGTGAAGATATAATCTCCAAGGACCCCAATTATCGTCCGCTTAATGGTCAGATCACCGAATCTCTCGAAGCTTGGAAGCAGAAGCTGTCCGTGAGCGAGTTCGAGGAACTGGAGTCTTTATTGGAGCTATATTCACAAGTGCAGGGAATGGATATGACGGCTGCATTTGTGTCAGGGTTCAAGGTCGGTGCTATGACGATGATAGAAGTGCTGGTAGAGTAA
- a CDS encoding VTT domain-containing protein: MDGLLHKKRVSKVLLACAGLVTTIIFIRYLPELLRLTMSLDAFRDYILSTGKLGPVMLVLFQILQTVIAPLPGEVVQIAGGYIYGTTLGAVYVTGGMMLGAVIAFYFTRFLGGSFIERLLQKDKFKWMRGMMDNKKFSIFLFIVFIIPGFPKDMFIYAAGLTTMKPLRFFMILLFARFPWLLASVSVGANIYDKNYGPTIVISVISVIAFILGLIYKDKLIDKLSSFKGGKSGS, translated from the coding sequence ATGGATGGGTTATTACACAAAAAGCGGGTCAGCAAGGTTCTCCTCGCTTGCGCAGGCCTTGTAACTACGATCATATTCATCAGATACCTGCCGGAGCTTCTGCGCCTGACGATGTCGCTGGATGCCTTCCGGGACTATATCCTTTCTACAGGAAAGCTAGGGCCGGTTATGCTGGTTCTCTTCCAGATTCTCCAGACGGTGATCGCGCCCTTACCGGGAGAGGTCGTTCAAATTGCCGGGGGATACATCTATGGAACAACGCTAGGGGCGGTCTACGTGACTGGGGGGATGATGCTGGGGGCGGTGATTGCCTTCTATTTCACCAGATTCCTGGGCGGGTCTTTCATTGAGCGGCTGCTGCAGAAGGATAAGTTCAAGTGGATGCGGGGGATGATGGATAATAAGAAATTCTCAATCTTCCTGTTCATTGTTTTCATTATTCCCGGATTCCCCAAGGATATGTTCATCTATGCCGCGGGATTGACGACGATGAAGCCCCTAAGATTCTTTATGATCCTGCTCTTTGCCAGATTCCCGTGGCTGCTGGCCTCCGTGAGCGTTGGGGCTAATATTTATGATAAGAATTATGGCCCCACCATCGTCATCTCCGTTATTTCAGTCATAGCCTTTATCTTGGGATTAATCTATAAGGACAAGCTGATTGACAAATTATCTTCCTTCAAAGGCGGCAAAAGCGGGTCGTAG
- a CDS encoding helix-turn-helix transcriptional regulator, producing MGKNIVVKISELTAQHKISMRELSRISRVRHAALSELANGKRESISFSHIVRIAEALDIQDIREIIDLVDSKESN from the coding sequence GTGGGGAAAAATATTGTAGTGAAAATATCTGAATTGACTGCTCAGCATAAGATTTCGATGCGGGAGTTGTCCCGAATATCCAGGGTCCGGCACGCCGCATTAAGCGAACTAGCCAATGGTAAGCGAGAAAGCATTAGCTTCAGTCATATCGTTAGAATTGCAGAAGCTCTAGATATTCAGGACATACGAGAGATTATTGATTTGGTTGACAGTAAAGAAAGTAATTGA
- a CDS encoding HAMP domain-containing sensor histidine kinase yields MNHKLRLSRLKLKLILCLIGSFVASAGLFLLLQSTGEDLLEHYRTRSSFIHKQEEHALPALQAYISGQHLSLKDDAKIAAWVRDAKYVNLYLYKDNQFLYSTDGYTIKTENTRFLPDPNIFSKSQYSTVTFADTAAQVYMEYFFEYKYYNLITILGVILSFIFFIVLVLFFINKKTSYIGVLEKEIKILEGGNLDYPITLKGKDELSSLAQSINEMRKSFIERLESEEQARLANSELVTAMSHDLRTPLTALVGYLDIIEYKKYQDQEALAKYIHNSREKAYQIKHLSDKLFEYFTVYNTEENDLEFESYDGIQLMDQLIDEQSMLLENHGFQVAWEPSPVPFRVELHLISFRRVFDNLFSNITKYADTSAPVTTAYRIEGRWLLMDITNVIKREAQEIHSTGIGLKTCHKIISQHKGEITFTSTGGRYSVHIRLPVNTTPTQP; encoded by the coding sequence TTGAATCATAAGCTACGGTTGAGCAGGCTGAAACTGAAATTAATTCTGTGCCTGATCGGTTCGTTCGTGGCTTCTGCAGGATTATTCCTGCTGCTGCAGTCCACAGGCGAAGATCTGCTGGAGCATTACCGGACCAGAAGCTCGTTCATTCACAAGCAAGAAGAGCACGCCCTTCCGGCACTTCAAGCATATATCTCCGGGCAGCATCTTTCGCTTAAGGATGACGCTAAGATAGCCGCATGGGTCCGAGACGCCAAGTACGTGAATCTCTATCTCTATAAGGACAACCAATTCCTCTACTCTACGGACGGGTATACGATCAAGACCGAGAATACGAGGTTTCTGCCCGACCCTAACATTTTCAGCAAATCCCAGTATTCCACGGTTACCTTTGCGGATACGGCTGCTCAGGTGTATATGGAGTATTTTTTTGAATACAAGTACTACAACCTCATTACGATTCTCGGTGTGATTCTGTCGTTCATCTTCTTCATCGTCCTGGTTCTGTTCTTCATCAACAAGAAGACCTCTTATATTGGCGTGCTGGAGAAGGAGATTAAAATTCTGGAGGGCGGGAATCTGGACTATCCGATTACTCTCAAGGGGAAGGATGAGCTGTCGTCGCTGGCCCAGAGCATCAATGAGATGAGGAAGTCATTCATCGAGCGTCTGGAGAGCGAGGAGCAGGCCAGATTGGCCAACAGCGAGCTGGTCACTGCCATGTCCCACGATCTGCGGACACCGCTCACCGCATTGGTCGGCTACCTGGACATCATCGAATACAAGAAGTATCAGGATCAGGAAGCGTTAGCGAAATACATTCATAACAGCAGGGAAAAAGCCTATCAGATTAAGCATCTGTCCGATAAGCTATTCGAGTACTTCACCGTGTATAACACAGAGGAGAATGACCTGGAGTTCGAGTCCTACGATGGGATTCAGCTGATGGATCAGTTAATCGATGAGCAGTCGATGCTGCTGGAGAATCACGGCTTCCAGGTAGCATGGGAGCCGTCCCCTGTCCCTTTCCGCGTGGAGCTTCACCTGATCTCCTTCAGGCGGGTATTCGATAATCTTTTCTCCAACATTACGAAGTATGCCGATACATCTGCGCCCGTCACTACTGCGTATAGGATTGAAGGCCGCTGGCTGTTGATGGATATCACGAATGTTATTAAAAGGGAGGCCCAGGAAATCCATAGCACCGGGATCGGCCTCAAGACCTGCCACAAAATCATCAGCCAGCATAAGGGCGAAATCACTTTTACAAGCACTGGCGGCAGGTATTCCGTTCACATCCGTTTGCCGGTAAATACCACGCCCACCCAACCTTAA
- a CDS encoding WYL domain-containing protein — protein MNPFEKIFNFQIISRLEEAGSLALTSQERSWLRTMLGHPAAAEAFSMETLRKLNFLLEAEASIEVREIIIEKARSKERQVYHPLLRPLRRIIMENQGIQITYAIKHGGERTDPSGFPHKLEYNMYKREWYLQWYSTRQRSLMSTKLRNIVSAEPAPIPAHRIDGLKARIARLLDGLRESACIQVIPVYNAELSRILSTFSCFDKSVSFDEATGIYHITVHYMRDDSEFLLSRIRFLGLRVKITQGEQLKQRMLKSAEMAVGRYGEG, from the coding sequence ATGAATCCCTTTGAGAAAATATTCAACTTCCAGATCATCTCCCGCCTGGAGGAAGCAGGCTCCCTGGCGCTGACCTCGCAGGAGCGTTCCTGGCTGAGGACGATGCTGGGGCATCCGGCGGCGGCTGAAGCTTTTTCAATGGAGACCTTACGTAAACTGAATTTCCTGCTGGAGGCCGAAGCTTCTATTGAAGTAAGAGAGATCATTATCGAGAAAGCCCGCAGCAAGGAACGCCAGGTCTATCATCCGCTGCTCCGCCCCCTGCGCCGCATCATCATGGAGAATCAGGGAATTCAGATCACGTATGCGATCAAGCATGGCGGGGAACGGACCGATCCGTCCGGCTTCCCTCACAAGCTGGAGTACAATATGTATAAGCGGGAGTGGTATCTGCAGTGGTACAGCACCCGGCAGCGCTCACTCATGTCCACCAAGCTGCGGAACATCGTGTCTGCCGAACCTGCTCCCATCCCCGCCCACCGGATAGATGGCCTCAAGGCCCGGATCGCCCGGCTCCTGGACGGTCTGAGAGAATCGGCCTGCATTCAGGTCATTCCTGTCTACAATGCCGAGCTGTCGCGGATCTTGTCCACCTTCTCCTGCTTCGATAAGTCCGTGTCCTTCGATGAAGCTACGGGGATCTACCACATCACCGTACACTACATGAGAGACGACAGCGAGTTCCTGCTCTCCCGCATCCGCTTCCTGGGCCTGCGCGTGAAGATCACCCAGGGCGAGCAGCTCAAGCAGCGTATGCTGAAGTCGGCGGAGATGGCGGTGGGGCGGTATGGGGAGGGATAA
- a CDS encoding pectate lyase, which yields MKRIVAKVTSMTLLFTLGLTLLFSGWGTAVVHAAGLTVTGSGGGNEAAFVEWSPVSNASGYKVYVKAASAADSQYQQLHNELIRRYASYWRADAVGLAAGNYVMKVEAVLSGGGTASAVTGTLTVAAYDRSGFSFSTASPYGTGSGAYNDNGTLRSGAQVLYITSQNAQTVTLPVVVSSSGTVQTGTGLGSILALRQKGYDTTPLAIRLIGKVTAADLSGQLNSSGYLELKGKNNYTEMNITLEGIGKDAYAYGWGMLLRYTGNVEVRNLGVMLFPDDGISMDTGNANVWVHNNDIFYGSAGSDADQVKGDGSTDLKKGSSYITISYNHYFDSGKAALVGLSESAEFFVTFHHNWFDHSDSRHPRIRVASVHVYNNFYDGVSKYGVGVTTGSSAFVESNVFRNAKYPMLSSQQGTDALGEGTFSGETGGMIKAYNNSITGASGLIYANSNTGTAPANAASHDAYLASSRSEAVPGSYKALVGGTAYNNFDTSVDTGVSAAAVDSVSAVQQKVTAGAGRQGGGDFSWTFNNAVDDTSYALNAPLMSAIRSYTSGLVSVGGNSGPVGPTPAPTATPAPTATPVPTATPVPTATPVPTVTPVPTATPAPGAAVHNFTTSGTSSSFFTIQGNLSTSKGTVLYNGLTLTQCLKIESTTSIQFTAAKASTLTLVFNSEGTKIKVDGTSYPITNGIATVSLAAGAHTITKDSTANLYYVVVE from the coding sequence ATGAAAAGAATCGTTGCAAAGGTAACCAGTATGACTTTGTTGTTCACTCTTGGACTCACTCTGCTATTCAGCGGGTGGGGGACTGCGGTGGTACATGCTGCGGGACTTACGGTAACAGGCAGTGGGGGCGGAAATGAAGCGGCATTTGTGGAGTGGTCACCAGTCAGTAATGCGTCAGGGTATAAGGTATATGTCAAGGCTGCAAGTGCAGCAGATTCCCAGTATCAGCAGCTCCATAATGAATTAATCCGCAGATATGCCTCCTACTGGAGAGCAGATGCCGTAGGATTGGCCGCTGGTAATTATGTGATGAAAGTCGAAGCTGTGCTGTCCGGCGGGGGGACGGCAAGTGCGGTTACGGGAACGCTGACTGTAGCGGCGTATGACCGGTCGGGGTTTTCTTTTTCCACAGCATCACCTTATGGTACAGGCTCTGGTGCTTATAATGACAATGGAACGCTGAGAAGCGGCGCACAGGTGCTGTATATCACCTCTCAGAACGCGCAGACCGTAACGCTTCCCGTAGTGGTCAGCAGCTCAGGTACAGTGCAGACGGGGACAGGGCTTGGCAGCATTCTCGCTCTCCGGCAAAAAGGCTATGACACCACCCCGCTCGCCATCCGGCTGATCGGAAAGGTGACAGCCGCCGACCTCAGCGGACAGCTGAACAGCAGCGGATATCTTGAGCTCAAAGGCAAAAACAATTATACGGAAATGAACATTACCCTCGAAGGAATAGGAAAAGATGCGTATGCCTACGGCTGGGGAATGCTGCTCAGGTATACCGGGAATGTAGAGGTAAGGAACCTGGGTGTGATGTTATTCCCGGATGACGGCATTTCCATGGATACAGGCAACGCGAATGTGTGGGTGCATAATAATGATATTTTCTACGGATCAGCGGGAAGTGACGCTGACCAGGTCAAAGGAGATGGCTCTACGGACCTCAAAAAAGGCTCCAGCTATATTACCATCTCGTATAACCACTATTTCGATTCCGGCAAAGCGGCTCTCGTCGGACTGAGCGAATCCGCCGAATTCTTCGTCACCTTCCACCATAACTGGTTCGATCATTCCGACTCCCGCCACCCGCGGATCAGAGTAGCTTCGGTCCATGTGTATAATAACTTCTATGACGGCGTATCCAAATACGGTGTAGGCGTGACGACTGGCTCTTCTGCCTTCGTGGAAAGTAATGTGTTCCGTAACGCTAAATATCCGATGCTGAGCTCCCAGCAGGGTACGGATGCACTGGGCGAAGGCACATTCTCCGGGGAGACTGGCGGGATGATTAAGGCCTACAATAACAGTATTACGGGTGCGTCCGGCCTTATCTATGCGAACTCCAATACCGGAACTGCTCCGGCAAATGCAGCCTCTCACGATGCTTACCTGGCCTCATCAAGAAGCGAAGCCGTTCCCGGCTCGTACAAAGCACTTGTCGGCGGAACAGCATATAACAACTTCGATACGAGCGTGGATACAGGCGTCAGCGCAGCTGCGGTGGATAGCGTAAGCGCAGTACAACAGAAAGTGACAGCGGGAGCGGGACGTCAAGGGGGCGGGGATTTCAGCTGGACTTTTAATAACGCTGTAGACGACACCTCCTATGCCCTCAACGCGCCGTTAATGTCGGCCATCCGAAGCTACACCTCAGGACTGGTGTCTGTGGGAGGCAATTCCGGCCCGGTAGGACCGACACCTGCACCAACAGCGACACCTGCGCCAACGGCAACACCGGTGCCAACAGCGACGCCGGTACCGACAGCAACACCAGTGCCAACGGTAACGCCTGTGCCAACAGCAACGCCTGCTCCGGGAGCGGCGGTTCACAATTTTACAACATCCGGCACATCAAGCAGCTTCTTCACCATTCAAGGCAACCTCTCCACCAGCAAGGGAACGGTACTCTACAACGGCCTGACCCTGACCCAATGTCTGAAAATCGAGAGCACCACCAGCATCCAGTTCACCGCCGCCAAGGCCTCAACGCTAACGTTAGTCTTCAACTCCGAGGGAACCAAGATTAAGGTGGATGGGACAAGCTATCCAATCACGAACGGCATAGCTACCGTCTCCCTTGCGGCTGGCGCGCATACGATTACGAAGGATAGTACGGCTAATTTGTATTATGTGGTGGTGGAATAA